One genomic segment of Pongo pygmaeus isolate AG05252 chromosome 19, NHGRI_mPonPyg2-v2.0_pri, whole genome shotgun sequence includes these proteins:
- the FASN gene encoding fatty acid synthase, giving the protein MEEVVIAGMSGKLPESENLQEFWDNLIGSVDMVTDDDRRWKAGLYGLPRRSGKLKDLSRFDASFFGVHPKQAHTMDPQLRLLLEVTYEAIVDGGINPDSLRGTHTGVWVGVSGSETSEALSRDPETLVGYSMVGCQRAMMANRISFFFDFRGPSIALDTACSSSLMALENAYQAIHSGQCPAAIVGGINILLKPNTSVQFLRLGMLSPEGTCKAFDAAGNGYCRSEGVVAVLLTKKSLARRVYATILNAGTNTDGFKEQGVTFPSGDVQEQLIRSLYQSAGVAPESFEYVEAHGTGTKVGDPQELNGITRALCATRQEPLLIGSTKSNMGHPEPASGLAALAKVLLSLEHGLWVPNLHFHSPNPEIPALLDGRLQVVDQPMPVRGGNVGINSFGFGGSNVHVILRPNTQPPLAPAPHATLPRLLRASGRTPEAVRKLLEQGLQHSQDLAFLSMLNDIAAVPATAMPFRGYAVLGGERGGPEVQQVPAGERPLWFICSGMGTQWRGMGLSLMRLDRFRDSILRSDEAVKPLGLKVSQLLLSTDESTFDDIVHAFVSLTAIQIGLIDLLSCMGLRPDGIIGHSLGEVACGYADGCLSQEEAVLAAYWRGQCIKEAHLPPGAMAAVGLSWEECKQRCPPGVVPACHNSKDTVTISGPQAPVFEFVEQLRKEGVFAKEVRTGGLAFHSYFMEAIAPPLLQALKKVIREPKPRSARWLSTSIPKAQWHSSLARTSSAEYNVNNLVSPVLFQEALWHVPEHAVVLEIAPHALLQAVLKRGLKPSCTIIPLMKKDHRDNLEFFLAGIGRLHLSGIDADPNALFPPVEFPAPRGTPLISPLIKWDHSLAWDVPAAEDFPNGSGSPSAAVYNIDTSSESPDHYLVDHTIDGRILFPATGYLSIVWKTLARALGLAIEQLPVVFEDVVLHQATILPKTGTVSLEVRLLEASRTFEVSENGNLVASGKVYQWDDPDPRLFDHPESPTPDPAEPLFLAQAEVYKELRLRGYDYGPHFQGILEASLEGDSGRLLWKDNWVSFVDTMLQISILGLAKHGLYLPTRITAIHIDPATHRQKLYMLQDKAQVADVVVSRWLKVIVAGGVHISRLHTESAPRRQQEQQVPILEKFCFTPHIEEGCLSEHAALQEELQLCKGLAQALQTKVTQQGLKMAVPGLDGAQVPRDPSQQELPRLLSAACRLQLNGNLQLELAQVLAQERPKLPEDPLLSGLLDSPALKACLDTAVENMPSQKMKVVEVLAGHGHLYSRIPGLLSPHPLLQLSYTATDRHPQALEAAQDKLQQHDVAQGQWDPADPAPSALGSADLLVCNCAVAALGDPASALSNMVAALREGGFLLLHTLLRGHPLGDTVAFLTSAEPQYGQGILSQDAWESLFSRVSLRLVGLKKSFYGSTLFLCRRPVPQDSPIFLPVDDTSFRWVESLKGILADEDSSRPVWLKAINCATSGVVGLVNCLRREPGGNRLRCVLLSNLSSTSRVPEVDPGSAELQKVLQGDLVMNVYRDGAWGAFRHFLLEEDKPEEPTAHAFVTTLTRGDLSSLRWVCSSLRHAQPARPGAQLCTVYYASLNFRDIMLATGKLSPDAIPGKWTSQDSLLGMEFSGRDASGKRVMGLVPAKGLATSVLLSSDFLWDVPSNWTLEEAASVPIVYSTAYYALVVRGRVRPRETVLIHSGSGGVGQAAIAIALSLGCRVFTTVGSAEKRAYLQARFPELDSTSFANSRDTSFEQHVLWHTGGKGVDLVLNSLAEEKLQASVRCLAMHGRFLEIGKFDLSQNHPLGMAIFLKNVTFHGILLDAVFDSSADWREVSALVQAGIRDGVVRPLKCTVFPRTQVEDAFRYMAQGKHVGKVVVQVLSEEPEAVLKGAKPKLMSAISQTFCPAHKSYIIAGGLGGFGLELAQWLIQRGVQKLVLTSRSGIRTGYQAKQVRRWRRQGVQVQVSTSNISSLEGARGLITEAAQLGPVGGVFNLAMVLRDAMLENQTPEFFQDVCKPKYSGTLNLDRVTREACPELDYFVVFSSVSCGRGNAGQSNYGFANSAMERICEKRRHEGLPGLAVQWGAIGDVGILVETTSTNNTIVSGTLPQRMASCLEVLDLFLNQPHMVLSSFVLAEKAAAYRDRNSQQDLVEAVAHILGIRDLAAVNLDSSLADLGLDSLMSVEVRQTLERDLNLVLSVREVRQLTLRKLQELSSKADEANELASPTPKEDGLAQQQTQLNLRSLLVNPEGPTLMRLNLVQSSERPLFLVHPIEGSTAVFHSLASRLSIPTYGLQCTRAAPLDSIHSLAAYYIDCIRQVQPEGPYRVAGYSYGACVAFEMCSQLQAQQSPAPTHNSLFLFDGSPTYVLAYTQSYRAKMTPGCEAEAETEALCFFVQQFTDMEHNRVLEALLPLKGLEERVAAAVDLIIKSHQGLDRQELSFAALSFYYKLRAAEQYTPKAKYHGNVMLLRAKTGGAYGEDLGADYNLSQVCDGKVSIHVIEGDHRTLLEGSGLESIVSIIHSSLAEPRVSVREG; this is encoded by the exons ATGGAGGAGGTGGTGATTGCCGGCATGTCCGGGAAGCTGCCGGAGTCGGAGAACTTGCAGGAGTTCTGGGACAACCTCATTGGCAGTGTGGACATGGTCACGGACGATGACCGTCGCTGGAAGGCGG GGCTCTATGGCCTGCCCCGGCGGTCCGGCAAGCTGAAGgatctgtctaggtttgatgccTCCTTCTTCGGAGTCCACCCCAAGCAGGCACACACGATGGACCCTCAGCTGCGGCTGCTGCTGGAAGTCACCTATGAAGCCATCGTGGATGGAG GCATCAACCCAGATTCACTCCGAGGGACACACACTGGCGTCTGGGTGGGCGTGAGCGGCTCTGAGACCTCGGAGGCCCTGAGCCGAGACCCCGAGACACTCGTGGGCTACAGCATGGTGGGCTGCCAGCGAGCAATGATGGCCAACCGGATCTCCTTCTTCTTCGACTTCAGAG GGCCCAGCATCGCCCTGGACACGGCCTGCTCCTCCAGCCTGATGGCCCTGGAGAACGCCTACCAGGCCATCCACAGCGGGCAGTGCCCTGCCGCCATCGTGGGGGGCATCAACATCCTGCTGAAGCCCAACACCTCTGTGCAGTTCTTGAGGCTGGGGATGCTCAGCCCCGAGGGCACCTGCAAGGCCTTCGACGCAGCGG GGAACGGGTACTGCCGCTCGGAGGGTGTGGTGGCCGTCCTGCTGACCAAGAAGTCCCTGGCCCGGCGGGTGTACGCCACCATCCTGAACGCCGGCACCAATACAGATGGCTTCAAGGAGCAAG GCGTGACCTTCCCCTCAGGAGATGTCCAGGAGCAGCTCATCCGCTCGTTGTACCAGTCGGCCGGAGTGGCCCCTGAGTCATTTGAGTACGTCGAAGCCCACGGCACAGGCACCAAG GTGGGCGACCCCCAGGAGCTGAATGGCATCACCCGAGCCCTGTGTGCCACCCGCCAGGAGCCGCTGCTCATCGGCTCCACCAAGTCCAACATGGGGCACCCGGAGCCAGCCTCGGGGCTGGCAGCCCTGGCCAAG GTGCTGCTGTCCCTGGAGCACGGGCTCTGGGTCCCCAACCTCCACTTCCACAGCCCCAACCCTGAGATCCCAGCGCTGTTGGATGGGCGGCTGCAGGTGGTGGACCAGCCCATGCCCGTCCGTGGCGGCAACGTGGGCATCAACTCCTTTGGCTTCGGGGGCTCCAATGTGCACGTCATCCTGAGGCCCAACACGCAGCCACCCCTGGCACCCGCCCCACATGCCACCCTGCCCCGTCTGCTGCGGGCCAGCGGACGCACCCCCGAGGCTGTGCGGAAGCTGCTGGAGCAGGGCCTCCAGCACAGCCAGGACCTGGCTTTCCTCAGCATGCTGAATGACATCGCCGCCGTCCCCGCCACTGCCATGCCCTTCCGTGGCTACGCCGTGCTGGGTGGTGAGCGCGGTGGCCCAGAGGTGCAGCAGGTGCCCGCTGGCGAGCGCCCGCTCTGGTTCATCTGCTCTG GGATGGGCACACAGTGGCGCGGGATGGGGCTGAGCCTCATGCGCCTGGACCGCTTCCGAGATTCCATCCTGCGCTCCGATGAGGCTGTGAAGCCGTTAGGCCTGAAGGTGTCACAGCTGCTGCTGAGCACAGACGAGAGCACCTTTGATGACATCGTCCACGCCTTCGTGAGCCTGACCGCCATCCAG ATAGGCCTCATAGACCTGCTCAGCTGCATGGGGCTGAGGCCAGATGGCATCATCGGCCACTCCCTGGGGGAGGTGGCCTGTGGCTACGCCGACGGCTGCCTGTCCCAGGAGGAGGCCGTCCTCGCTGCCTACTGGAGGGGACAGTGCATCAAAGAAGCCCATCTCCCGCCGGGCGCCATGGCAGCCGTGG GTTTGTCCTGGGAGGAGTGTAAACAGCGCTGCCCCCCGGGCGTGGTGCCCGCCTGCCACAACTCCAAGGACACAGTCACCATCTCGGGACCTCAG GCCCCGGTGTTTGAGTTCGTGGAGCAGCTGAGGAAGGAGGGTGTGTTTGCCAAGGAGGTGCGGACCGGCGGTTTGGCCTTCCACTCCTACTTCATGGAGGCCATCGCACCCCCACTGCTGCAGGCGCTCAAGAAG GTGATCCGGGAGCCGAAGCCACGTTCAGCCCGCTGGCTCAGCACCTCTATCCCCAAGGCCCAGTGGCACAGCAGCCTGGCACGCACGTCCTCCGCCGAGTACAACGTCAACAACCTGGTGAGCCCTGTGCTGTTCCAGGAGGCCCTGTGGCATGTGCCTGAGCACGCGGTGGTGCTGGAGATCGCGCCCCACGCCCTGCTGCAG GCTGTCCTGAAGCGTGGCCTGAAACCGAGCTGCACCATCATCCCCCTGATGAAGAAGGATCACAGGGACAACCTGGAGTTCTTCCTGGCCGGCATCGGCAGGCTGCACCTCTCAGG CATCGACGCCGACCCCAATGCCTTGTTCCCACCTGTGGAGTTCCCAGCTCCCCGAGGAACCCCCCTCATCTCCCCACTCATCAAGTGGGACCACAGCCTGGCCTGGGACGTGCCGGCCGCCGAGGACTTCCCCAACGGCTCTGGTTCCCCCTCGGCCGCCGTCTACAACATCG ACACCAGCTCCGAGTCTCCTGACCACTACCTGGTAGACCACACCATCGATGGTCGCATCCTCTTCCCTGCCACTGGCTACCTGAGCATAGTGTGGAAGACGCTGGCCCGCGCCCTGGGCCTGGCCATCGAGCAGCTGCCCGTGGTGTTTGAGGACGTGGTGCTGCACCAGGCCACCATCCTGCCCAAGACTG GGACAGTGTCCTTGGAGGTACGGCTCCTGGAAGCCTCCCGAACCTTTGAGGTGTCAGAGAACGGCAACCTGGTAGCGAGTG GGAAGGTGTACCAGTGGGATGACCCTGACCCCAGGCTCTTCGACCACCCGGAAAGCCCCACCCCCGACCCCGCGGAGCCCCTCTtcctggcccaggctgaagtttaCAAGGAGCTGCGTCTGCGCGGCTACGACTACGGCCCTCACTTCCAGGGCATTCTGGAGGCCAGCCTGGAAG GTGACTCAGGGAGGCTGCTGTGGAAGGATAACTGGGTGAGCTTCGTGGACACCATGCTGCAGATATCCATCCTGGGCTTGGCCAAGCACGGCCTGTACCTGCCCACCCGTATCACCGCCATCCACATCGACCCTGCCACCCACAGGCAGAAGCTGTACATGCTGCAGGACAAGGCCCAAG TGGCCGACGTGGTGGTGAGCAGGTGGCTGAAGGTCATAGTGGCCGGAGGCGTCCACATCTCCAGGCTCCACACTGAGTCAGCCCCGCGGcggcagcaggagcagcaggtgCCCATCCTGGAGAAGTTTTGCTTCACTCCCCACATAGAGGAGGGGTGCCTGTCTGAGCACGCTGCCCTGCAGGAGGAGCTGCAACTGTGCAAGG ggctGGCGCAGGCACTGCAGACCAAGGTGACCCAGCAGGGGCTGAAGATGGCGGTGCCTGGACTGGATGGGGCCCAGGTCCCCCGGGACCCCTCACAGCAGGAACTGCCCCGGCTGTTGTCGGCTGCCTGCAGGCTTCAGCTCAACGGGAACCTGCAGCTAGAGCTGGCACAGGTGCTGGCCCAGGAGAGGCCCAAGCTGCCAGAGGACCCCCTGCTCAGCGGCCTCCTGGACTCCCCAGCACTCAAGGCCTGCCTGGACACTGCCGTGGAGAACATGCCCAGCCAGAAGATGaaggtggtggag GTGCTGGCTGGCCATGGTCACCTGTATTCCCGCATCCCAGGCCTGCTCAGCCCCCATCCCCTGCTGCAGCTGAGCTACACGGCCACCGATCGCCACCCCCAGGCCCTGGAGGCTGCCCAGGACAAGCTGCAGCAACACGACGTTGCCCAGGGCCAGTGGGATCCTGCAGACCCTGCCCCCAGCGCCCTGGGCAGCGCTGACCTCCTGGTGTGCAACTGTGCTGTGGCTGCCCTCGGGGACCCGGCCTCAGCTCTCAGCAATATGGTGGCTGCCCTGAGAGAAGGGGGCTTCCTGCTGCTGCACACACTGCTCCGGGGGCACCCCCTCGGGGACACCGTGGCCTTCCTCACCTCCGCCGAGCCACAGTACGGCCAGGGCATCCTGAGCCAG GACGCATGGGAGAGCCTCTTCTCCAGGGTGTCGCTGCGCCTGGTGGGCCTGAAGAAGTCCTTCTACGGCTCCACGCTCTTCCTGTGCCGCCGGCCCGTCCCGCAGGACAGCCCCATCTTCCTGCCGGTGGACGACACCAGCTTCCGCTGGGTGGAGTCTCTGAAG GGCATCCTGGCTGACGAAGACTCCTCCAGGCCTGTGTGGCTGAAGGCCATCAACTGCGCCACCTCGGGCGTGGTGGGCTTGGTGAACTGTCTCCGCCGAGAGCCCGGCGGGAACCGCCTCCG GTGTGTGCTGCTCTCCAACCTCAGCAGCACCTCCCGCGTCCCGGAGGTGGACCCGGGCTCCGCGGAACTGCAGAAGGTGTTGCAGGGAGACCTGGTGATGAACGTCTACCGCGACGGGGCCTGGGGGGCTTTCCGTCACTTCCTGCTGGAGGAGG ACAAGCCTGAGGAGCCGACGGCACACGCCTTTGTGACCACCCTCACCCGGGGGGACCTGTCCTCCCTCCGCTGGGTCTGCTCCTCGCTGCGCCACGCCCAGCCCGCCCGCCCTGGCGCCCAGCTCTGCACGGTCTACTACGCCTCCCTCAACTTCCGCGACATCATGCTGGCCACTGGCAAGCTGTCCCCTGATGCCATCCCAG GGAAGTGGACCTCCCAGGACAGCCTGTTAGGTATGGAGTTCTCGGGCCGAGATGCCAGCGGCAAGCGTGTGATGGGACTGGTGCCTGCCAAGGGCCTGGCCACCTCTGTCCTGCTGTCATCGGACTTCCTCTGGGATGTGCCCTCCAACTG GACCCTGGAGGAGGCGGCCTCAGTGCCCATCGTCTACAGCACGGCCTACTATGCACTGGTGGTGCGCGGGCGGGTGCGCCCCAGGGAGACGGTGCTCATCCACTCGGGCTCGGGTGGCGTGGGCCAGGCCGCCATCGCCATCGCCCTCAGTCTGGGCTGCCGCGTCTTCACCACCGTGG GGTCGGCTGAGAAGCGGGCGTACCTCCAGGCCAGGTTCCCCGAGCTCGACAGCACCAGCTTCGCCAACTCCCGGGACACGTCCTTCGAGCAGCATGTGCTGTGGCACACGGGTGGGAAGG GCGTTgacttggtcttgaactccttggcggAAGAGAAGCTGCAGGCCAGCGTGAGGTGCTTGGCTATGCACGGTCGCTTCCTGGAAATTGGCAAATTCGACCTTTCTCAGAACCACCCACTCG GCATGGCCATCTTCCTAAAGAACGTGACATTCCACGGGATCCTGCTGGATGCGGTCTTCGACAGCAGTGCCGACTGGCGGGAGGTGTCGGCGCTTGTGCAGGCCGGCATCCGGGATGGGGTGGTACGGCCCCTCAAGTGCACGGTGTTCCCCAGGACCCAGGTGGAGGATGCTTTCCGCTACATGGCCCAAGGGAAGCACGTTGGCAAAGTTGTCGTGCAG GTGCTTTCGGAGGAGCCAGAGGCAGTGCTGAAGGGGGCCAAACCCAAGCTGATGTCAGCCATCTCCCAGACCTTCTGCCCGGCCCACAAGAGCTACATCATCGCTGGTGGTCTGGGTGGCTTCGGCCTGGAGTTGGCGCAGTGGCTGATACAGCGCGGGGTGCAGAAGCTCGTGTTGACCTCTCGCTCCGGGATCCGGACAG GCTACCAGGCCAAGCAGGTCCGCCGGTGGAGGCGCCAGGGCGTACAGGTGCAGGTGTCCACCAGCAACATCAGCTCACTGGAGGGGGCCCGGGGCCTCATTACCGAGGCGGCGCAGCTTGGGCCTGTGGGCGGCGTCTTCAACCTGGCCATG GTCTTGAGAGACGCCATGCTGGAGAACCAGACCCCAGAGTTCTTCCAGGACGTCTGCAAGCCCAAGTACAGCGGCACCCTGAACCTGGACAG GGTGACCCGAGAGGCGTGCCCTGAGCTGGACTACTTTGTGGTCTTCTCCTCTGTGAGCTGCGGACGCGGCAATGCAGGACAGAGCAACTACGGCTTTGCCAATTCCGCCATGGAGCGCATCTGTGAGAAACGCCGGCACGAAGGCCTCCCAG GCCTGGCCGTGCAGTGGGGCGCCATCGGCGACGTGGGCATTTTGGTGGAGACGACGAGCACCAACAACACGATCGTCAGTGGCACGCTGCCCCAGCGCATGGCCTCTTGCCTGGAGGTGCTGGACCTCTTCCTGAACCAGCCCCACATGGTCCTGAGCAGCTTCGTGCTGGCTGAGAAGGCTGCGGCCTACAGGGACAGGAACAGCCAGCAGGACCTGGTGGAGGCCGTGGCACACATCCTGG GCATCCGCGACTTGGCTGCTGTCAACCTGGACAGCTCACTGGCGGACCTGGGCCTGGACTCGCTCATGAGCGTGGAGGTGCGCCAGACGCTGGAGCGTGACCTCAACCTGGTGCTGTCCGTGCGCGAGGTGCGGCAGCTCACGCTCCGGAAACTGCAGGAGCTGTCCTCAAAGGCGGATGAGGCCAACG AGCTGGCATCCCCCACGCCCAAGGAGGATGGTCTGGCCCAGCAGCAGACTCAGCTGAACCTGCGCTCCCTGCTGGTGAACCCGGAGGGCCCCACCCTGATGCGGCTCAACTTGGTGCAGAGCTCGGAGCGGCCCCTGTTCCTGGTGCACCCAATCGAGGGCTCCACCGCCGTGTTCCACAGCCTGGCCTCCCGGCTCAGCATCCCCACCTATGGCCTGCAGTGCACCCGAG CTGCGCCCCTCGACAGCATCCACAGCCTGGCTGCCTACTACATCGACTGCATCAGGCAGGTGCAGCCCGAGGGCCCCTACCGCGTGGCCGGCTACTCCTACGGGGCTTGCGTGGCCTTTGAAATGTGCTCCCAGCTGCAGGCCCAGCAGAGCCCGGCCCCCACCCACAACAGCCTCTTCCTGTTCGACGGCTCGCCCACCTACGTACTGGCCTACACCCAG AGCTACCGGGCGAAGATGACCCCAGGCTGTGAGGCTGAGGCCGAGACGGAGGCCCTGTGCTTCTTCGTGCAGCAGTTCACGGACATGGAGCACAACAGG GTGCTGGAGGCGCTGCTGCCGCTGAAGGGCCTGGAGGAGCGTGTGGCAGCCGCCGTGGACCTGATCATCAAGAGCCACCAGGGCCTGGACCGCCAGGAGCTGAGCTTCGCAGCCCTGTCCTTCTACTACAAGCTGCGTGCCGCTGAGCAGTACACACCCAAGGCCAAGTACCATGGCAACGTGATGCTACTGCGCGCCAAGACGGGTGGCGCCTACGGCGAGGACCTGGGCGCGGACTACAATCTCTCCCAG GTATGCGATGGGAAAGTATCCATCCACGTCATCGAGGGCGACCACCGCACGCTGCTGGAGGGCAGCGGCCTGGAGTCCATCGTCAGCATCATCCACAGCTCCCTGGCTGAGCCACGTGTGAGCGTGCGGGAGGGCTAG